From the Roseibium sp. HPY-6 genome, one window contains:
- a CDS encoding isoprenylcysteine carboxylmethyltransferase family protein: MKLKVPPPLILIVAVTFTYAAASWFPGLTFDFPGQFVLAAILFFLGLVPDILALLTFVRRKTTVNPMAPQETSALVTDGIYRISRNPMYLGLLFLLIAASLYFSSFMSILIIPAFVAYLTEFQIKPEEEILKQKFGEPYENYLRKVRRWV, translated from the coding sequence ATGAAGCTCAAGGTCCCCCCACCGCTTATCCTGATCGTCGCGGTGACGTTCACTTATGCCGCCGCGTCCTGGTTTCCGGGGCTGACCTTCGACTTCCCCGGACAATTCGTACTGGCGGCGATCCTGTTTTTCCTTGGACTTGTGCCCGATATTCTGGCGCTTTTGACTTTTGTCCGCCGGAAAACCACCGTCAACCCGATGGCACCGCAGGAAACAAGCGCACTTGTAACCGATGGAATCTACAGGATCAGCCGCAACCCCATGTATCTCGGACTTCTCTTCCTTCTGATCGCGGCATCGCTCTATTTCAGCAGCTTCATGTCGATCCTGATCATTCCCGCCTTTGTCGCCTACCTGACGGAATTCCAGATAAAACCAGAGGAAGAGATTCTGAAACAAAAATTCGGCGAACCTTATGAAAACTACCTGCGGAAAGTGCGTCGCTGGGTGTAG
- a CDS encoding nitrile hydratase accessory protein, with the protein MTLPDAATFMPRLPLDQDGGPVFAAPWEARIFAMTVQAHEAGMFEWPEWAEHLSAELAKDGDHESASLSYYDHWLNAFENILNAKGVAGTGQLADLKAAWDEAARSTPHGQPIELKR; encoded by the coding sequence TTGACCTTGCCTGACGCAGCTACGTTCATGCCGAGGCTTCCGCTGGACCAGGACGGCGGACCGGTTTTTGCAGCCCCTTGGGAAGCGCGCATATTCGCCATGACAGTGCAGGCGCACGAAGCCGGTATGTTCGAATGGCCAGAATGGGCGGAACACCTCAGCGCGGAACTTGCAAAAGACGGCGATCACGAAAGTGCTTCGCTCAGCTACTATGACCACTGGCTCAACGCTTTCGAAAACATCCTGAACGCGAAGGGCGTTGCCGGCACCGGACAGCTGGCCGACCTCAAAGCGGCGTGGGACGAGGCAGCCAGATCGACGCCCCATGGACAGCCCATCGAGCTGAAAAGATGA